In Bacteroidota bacterium, the genomic stretch AACCAACAACCAACAACCAACAACCAACAACCAACAACCAACAACCAACAACCAACAACCAACAACCAACAACCAACAACCAACAACTAACAACTAACAACTAACAACTAACAACCAACAGTTAACCAATGTCCCTTATAAAAAAAGATTCAGATCTGTGGAGAAGGTTCAGGCTTTATGGCTTTGGTTTACTGATGGGTTGTTTATTGGTAAGTATCATAACAAAAGGTAAAGCCTGCCAGATGCCCGGAACATTAAAACTGGAAGAGTTAAATTCGCAAAAACTTGAATTTACATCCTATGCAGACTGTAAGATGAAATGTCTTGGTATCGGGGAAGATGATATAAAAGACATGATGAAAAAAGGAGATATAAAT encodes the following:
- a CDS encoding DUF4258 domain-containing protein — protein: MSLIKKDSDLWRRFRLYGFGLLMGCLLVSIITKGKACQMPGTLKLEELNSQKLEFTSYADCKMKCLGIGEDDIKDMMKKGDINYGKSEVHSKPYPKYAIEGDTRDGRSVLIIVNDCDSTTKIANLIGEKETCSCD